A region of Diadema setosum chromosome 15, eeDiaSeto1, whole genome shotgun sequence DNA encodes the following proteins:
- the LOC140238910 gene encoding uncharacterized protein codes for MDENSVIIQPGQGDSRDDKFDIEEGEVPPSVVEKVPNIAAKFAVAEEVGPPIDPEIAKSTAYLLTHQLEPKVVDETITKYPIPSNCELVDVPKVNQRMWNGLPAFSKTRDLKFQRLQKNLTRGINAYIHTVSAQDITEQQQDALALLCSANFELNSLRKEFMKPDIGYQFQHLCKPSTPVSKFLFGDDLGRQMKDIRDEQKATEGVLRSEHSRQYKKQRFSPYDYGRSAYGKGRSKITSGSSNLPQQYRDAGWTTSRASTSDVARPTGAKGPWTGATSHAFLGQRPKGRGKPSAPHTFTHPSQHQPHCGSKQGSGMKRAR; via the coding sequence ATGGATGAAAACTCTGTGATTATCCAACCAGGTCAAGGGGATAGTCGTgatgacaaatttgatattgAAGAAGGCGAAGTTCCCCCTTCTGTAGTGGAGAAAGTGCCAAACATTGCAGCCAAATTTGCTGTGGCTGAGGAAGTTGGTCCCCCCATTGACCCAGAAATTGCTAAGTCTACAGCCTACCTTCTGACCCACCAGCTCGAGCCCAAAGTGGTAGATGAAACGATCACTAAATACCCCATTCCCAGCAACTGTGAGCTGGTGGATGTGCCGAAAGTCAACCAAAGAATGTGGAATGGGCTACCTGCCTTTTCAAAGACACGAGACCTCAAATTTCAGAGACTCCAAAAGAATCTCACGAGAGGCATCaatgcctacatacatacagtgtcgGCACAGGATATCACTGAACAGCAACAAGATGCACTAGCACTTCTGTGCAGTGCGAATTTCGAGCTAAATTCCTTGCGTAAGGAATTCATGAAACCAGACATTGGTTATCAATTCCAGCATCTCTGCAAGCCCTCTACCCCGGTCTCCAAATTCCTTTTTGGTGACGACCTGGGAAGGCAAATGAAAGACATAAGAGATGAACAAAAAGCAACTGAGGGTGTCCTCAGGAGTGAGCATAGCAGACAATACAAAAAGCAGCGTTTCAGCCCATATGACTATGGCAGGAGTGCATATGGCAAGGGCAGGAGCAAGATTACATCAGGAAGCTCAAATTTGCCCCAACAGTACCGCGACGCGGGCTGGACTACTTCTCGTGCAAGTACAAGTGATGTCGCTAGGCCTACAGGTGCAAAAGGACCGTGGACTGGAGCTACCAGCCATGCTTTTTTAGGCCAGCGCcccaaggggagggggaagccgTCGGCTCCCCACACCTTCACACATCCCAGCCAGCACCAACCGCACTGCGGCAGCAAGCAGGGCTCAGGGATGAAGAGAGCACGATAA